The Fusarium poae strain DAOMC 252244 chromosome 2, whole genome shotgun sequence nucleotide sequence GGAAATGTTCAACACGGCCGGACGAAGTGTCAAGTCTGGTCTTGTTGCTTCAGCTGTTGTATCAAGCTGGACATGGGCTGCTACTCTGCTCCAATCATCTGGTGTCGCTTACCGTTATGGTGTCTCGGGTCCATTCTGGGTAGGTTATACTCAAAGTCATTGTGGGCTGTCGGTTAACAAGAAACTTAGTATGCTTCTGGTGCAACAGTTCAAATCATTCTCTTTGCGACAATTGCCATTGAGCTAAAACGGAGATCTCCGAACGCCCATACATACCTGGAGGTTATTCGAGCTCGCTATGGCCGTGTTACCCACTGCGTATACATCTGCTTCGGTCTCTTCACCAACATTCTCGTTACTGCCATGCTTCTCACTGGCGGTTCTGCTGTCGTCACATCTCTTACCGGCATGCAcactgctgctgcttgtTTTTTGCTGCCTGTTGGTGTTGTCTTGTACACCATGTTCGGAGGGTGGGTCCGGCTTCCAACATCCCGCATTAGGAAATTCTAACACATGCGATAGTATCAAGGCCACTTTCTTGACTGACTATGTACATACTGTCATTATTCTTGTTATTATTCTGATCTTTGCTCTTACTGCTTATGCAACTGGCAGTGAGTTGGGATCGCCTGGTGAAGTCTACGACGCCCTCACCAAAGCCGCCGCAGCCCACCCCGTCGAAGGGAACGCCGAAGGATCATACCTCACAATGAGATCTCGCGAGGGCATCACATTCTTCGTCATTAACATAGTGGGGAATTTCGCAACTGTTTTCTTAGACAACGGATATTACAACAAGGCTATCGCGGCTCATCCAGTCTCTGCACTCCCGGGATATATCATCGGCGGTTTGTCTTGGTTCGCCATTCCCTGGCTCTGTGCGACTACTATGGGCCTCAGCGCCTTGGCTCTAGAGACAAGTCCATCATTTCCTTCCTACCCTAATCGTATGGACCCTGCAGATGTCTCAGCCGGCCTTGTTCTGCCGTACGCTGCTGTTGCTCTGCTGGGAAAATCCGGTGCTATTTGCACCTTGATCATGATTTTCATGGCTGTCACCTCTGCTGCATCAGCTCAGCTTATTGCTgtctcttccatcttcacTTACGACATTTACCAGTGAGTTTTACTGTCTTTGATATCGCGTCTTGATCTAACATCGTCAGAACGTACATCAACCCCCAGGCCTCTGGAAAACGACTCATCGCCATGTCGCACACAACAGTCGTGATGTACGGTATTATCATGGCAAGTTTCAGTGTCGGTCTTCACTATATTGGTATCAGCATGGGCTGGCTGTATGTCTGGATGGGTGTCATGATCTCGGCTGCTGTTATCCCAGCTACTCTGACTCTTCTGTGGAAGCGCCAGAACTGGATCGCCGCCGCTGTTTCCCCCGTTCTCGGTCTTATTTGCGCCCTCATCGCTTGGACTGTCACTTGCTCCAGGGAGTTTGACGGTGTTCTAAGCGTCGATAACTTAGGCTCCAATACCCCCATGCTCGCAGGAAACGTCGTAGCGCTTTTGAGTCCTTTGATCTTTGTACCTGTATTGACTTTCGGCTTTGGCCCCGATAACTATGATTGGGCTTCCATGGCAGCTATCAAGCAGGGAGATGATGTCAGCGACTCCAATGGTGATTCAGAGACAGCTGTGGTCACCAGCTTTGCTGTGGCGCCCGAGGAGGACATGGCCAAGTTGAACAGGGCTTCCAAGATTGCCAAGATAATGACGGTCTGTATGACAGTGGCATTCCTAGTTCTTTGGCCAATGCCCATGTACGGAACATCCTATGTCTTTTCCAAGCCCTTTTTCACTGGATGGGTCACCGTGGGTATCATCTGGCTGTTTTGCAGTTCGATAGCTGTCGGTTTGTTCCCTCTCTGGGAGGGTAGAAAGAGTCTTGTTCGCGTCACAAAGGGCATGTTTGGAATGGGGGGAAAACACGACACTGAAGAGATTCAGGGACGATCTGTGAAAGAGGAGAAGATTGATGATTTTGATAAGCA carries:
- a CDS encoding hypothetical protein (TransMembrane:15 (o20-43i63-83o98-118i139-160o172-191i203-222o263-284i296-324o344-372i413-431o437-457i464-484o504-526i577-596o608-633i)~BUSCO:8728at5125); protein product: MAGGGGPSSGTVEPPLSQAYGYGIVVGLGFLFALGMIFTTYVLKKYNHEKQTSEMFNTAGRSVKSGLVASAVVSSWTWAATLLQSSGVAYRYGVSGPFWYASGATVQIILFATIAIELKRRSPNAHTYLEVIRARYGRVTHCVYICFGLFTNILVTAMLLTGGSAVVTSLTGMHTAAACFLLPVGVVLYTMFGGIKATFLTDYVHTVIILVIILIFALTAYATGSELGSPGEVYDALTKAAAAHPVEGNAEGSYLTMRSREGITFFVINIVGNFATVFLDNGYYNKAIAAHPVSALPGYIIGGLSWFAIPWLCATTMGLSALALETSPSFPSYPNRMDPADVSAGLVLPYAAVALLGKSGAICTLIMIFMAVTSAASAQLIAVSSIFTYDIYQTYINPQASGKRLIAMSHTTVVMYGIIMASFSVGLHYIGISMGWLYVWMGVMISAAVIPATLTLLWKRQNWIAAAVSPVLGLICALIAWTVTCSREFDGVLSVDNLGSNTPMLAGNVVALLSPLIFVPVLTFGFGPDNYDWASMAAIKQGDDVSDSNGDSETAVVTSFAVAPEEDMAKLNRASKIAKIMTVCMTVAFLVLWPMPMYGTSYVFSKPFFTGWVTVGIIWLFCSSIAVGLFPLWEGRKSLVRVTKGMFGMGGKHDTEEIQGRSVKEEKIDDFDKQ